A part of Nocardioides sp. WS12 genomic DNA contains:
- the leuC gene encoding 3-isopropylmalate dehydratase large subunit: MAKTLSEKVWDEHVVRSTAGEPDLLYIDLHLIHEVTSPQAFDGLRLAGRPVRRPDLTLATEDHNVPTLDWDKPIADPVSKTQVDTLRKNAAEFGVRLHPLGDIEQGIVHVVGPQLGLTQPGMTIVCGDSHTSTHGAFGAIAFGIGTSEVEHVLATQTLMQAKPKTMAVTINGSLPDGVTAKDMVLTLITHTGTGGGQGYIVEYRGQAIEELSMEGRMTVCNMSIEWGAKAGLIAPDQTTFDYIEGKPEAPKGADWDAAVAHWKTLVTDEDAVFDKEIVLDASVMTPFVTWGTNPGQGVALGGVVPTPADFEDEQDRIAAENALTYMGLVAGTPMREVKVDTVFVGSCTNGRIEDLRLAADILKGHKVDSNTRLLVVPGSVRVRMQAEAEGLHEIFIAAGAEWRGAGCSMCLGMNPDQLTPGERSASTSNRNFEGRQGKGGRTHLVSIPVAAATAVRGTLSSPADLVSTSSTTGFGA, encoded by the coding sequence ATGGCAAAGACGCTCAGTGAAAAGGTCTGGGATGAGCATGTCGTCCGATCGACGGCAGGCGAGCCCGACCTCCTCTACATCGACCTCCACCTCATTCACGAGGTCACCAGCCCGCAGGCCTTCGATGGCCTGCGACTCGCGGGCCGTCCGGTCCGTCGTCCTGACCTGACGCTTGCGACCGAGGACCACAACGTCCCGACGCTCGACTGGGACAAGCCGATCGCTGACCCGGTCAGCAAGACCCAGGTCGACACGCTGCGCAAGAACGCTGCTGAGTTCGGTGTCCGCCTGCACCCGCTCGGCGACATCGAGCAGGGCATCGTCCACGTGGTCGGCCCGCAGCTCGGCCTGACCCAGCCCGGCATGACCATCGTCTGCGGCGACTCGCACACCAGCACCCACGGTGCCTTCGGTGCGATCGCGTTCGGTATCGGCACGTCCGAGGTCGAGCACGTGCTCGCGACCCAGACGCTGATGCAGGCCAAGCCCAAGACCATGGCCGTGACGATCAACGGCAGCCTGCCCGACGGCGTCACCGCCAAGGACATGGTGCTCACCCTGATCACCCACACCGGCACCGGTGGCGGCCAGGGCTACATCGTCGAGTACCGCGGCCAGGCCATCGAGGAGCTCTCCATGGAGGGCCGGATGACCGTCTGCAACATGAGCATCGAGTGGGGCGCCAAGGCTGGCCTCATCGCTCCCGACCAGACCACCTTCGACTACATCGAGGGCAAGCCCGAGGCGCCCAAGGGTGCCGACTGGGACGCTGCCGTCGCGCACTGGAAGACGCTCGTCACCGACGAGGACGCCGTGTTCGACAAGGAGATCGTCCTCGACGCCTCCGTCATGACGCCGTTCGTCACCTGGGGCACCAACCCGGGTCAGGGCGTTGCGCTGGGTGGCGTCGTGCCGACCCCGGCCGACTTCGAGGACGAGCAGGACCGCATCGCGGCCGAGAACGCCCTGACCTACATGGGCCTGGTCGCCGGTACGCCGATGCGCGAGGTCAAGGTCGACACCGTCTTCGTCGGCTCCTGCACCAACGGCCGGATCGAGGACCTGCGGCTCGCCGCCGACATCCTCAAGGGCCACAAGGTCGACTCGAACACCCGACTGCTGGTCGTTCCGGGCTCGGTCCGGGTGCGGATGCAGGCCGAGGCCGAGGGGCTGCACGAGATCTTCATCGCCGCGGGCGCCGAATGGCGCGGCGCCGGTTGCTCGATGTGTCTGGGCATGAACCCCGACCAGCTCACGCCGGGCGAGCGCAGCGCGTCGACGTCGAACCGCAACTTCGAAGGCCGTCAGGGCAAGGGTGGCCGTACCCACCTGGTGTCCATCCCCGTCGCTGCCGCCACTGCTGTGCGCGGCACCCTGTCGTCACCTGCTGACCTGGTCTCGACAAGCTCGACCACCGGATTTGGAGCCTGA
- a CDS encoding IclR family transcriptional regulator, translating to MDNSSGVGVLDKAALVLTALESGPATLAGLVAGTGLARPTAHRLAVALEHHRLVARDMQGRFVLGPRLAELSAAAGEDRLLATAGPVLARLRDITGESAQLWRRQGDHRVCVAAAERPSGLRDTIPVGSQLTMRAGSAAQVLLAWDDPERIHRGLQNAAYSAAELSAIRRRGWAQSVGEREQGVASVSAPVRSPGGKVIAAVSVSGPLERLSRQPGRMHAPAVLAAAERLSESLRRAAAE from the coding sequence ATGGACAACTCGAGCGGCGTCGGCGTACTCGACAAGGCGGCCCTGGTGCTCACGGCACTGGAGTCCGGCCCGGCGACCTTGGCCGGCCTGGTGGCCGGCACGGGCCTGGCCCGGCCGACGGCCCACCGTCTGGCCGTGGCCCTCGAGCACCACCGGCTGGTGGCCCGCGACATGCAGGGCCGCTTCGTGCTCGGCCCGCGCCTCGCGGAGCTCTCCGCTGCGGCCGGCGAGGACCGTCTGCTCGCGACCGCCGGCCCCGTGCTGGCGCGACTGCGCGACATCACCGGCGAATCCGCCCAGCTCTGGCGCCGACAGGGCGACCACCGTGTCTGCGTCGCGGCCGCCGAGCGTCCCTCCGGCCTGCGCGACACGATCCCGGTCGGCTCCCAGCTGACCATGCGCGCTGGTTCCGCCGCGCAGGTGCTGCTCGCCTGGGACGACCCGGAGCGCATCCACCGTGGCCTGCAGAACGCCGCCTATTCGGCTGCCGAGCTGTCCGCGATCCGTCGCCGTGGCTGGGCCCAGTCCGTCGGCGAACGCGAACAGGGCGTGGCCTCGGTCTCCGCCCCGGTCCGCTCCCCCGGCGGCAAGGTCATCGCCGCCGTGTCGGTGTCCGGTCCGCTCGAGCGCCTCTCGCGCCAGCCCGGCCGGATGCACGCACCGGCCGTGCTCGCGGCCGCCGAGCGGCTGTCCGAGTCGCTGCGCCGCGCTGCGGCCGAATAG
- a CDS encoding methylated-DNA--[protein]-cysteine S-methyltransferase, whose product MWTVVESPIGPLRIVEQAGAITAIEFSPFRDNDGRPRGPQADEAPVLKKAVGQLAEYFAGDRTEFDLPLAPSGTSWQRSVWEQLEKIAYGETASYGEIAHRLGKSNAASRAVGTANGSNPIPIVIPCHRVIGADGTLTGYAGGIQRKQALLELEQDALF is encoded by the coding sequence ATGTGGACTGTCGTCGAATCGCCCATCGGGCCGCTGCGCATCGTGGAGCAGGCCGGTGCCATCACTGCGATCGAGTTCTCGCCCTTCCGTGACAACGACGGTCGGCCCCGCGGCCCGCAGGCCGACGAGGCACCCGTGCTGAAGAAGGCGGTCGGCCAGTTGGCGGAGTACTTCGCCGGCGACCGCACCGAGTTCGACCTGCCGCTCGCACCTTCAGGAACCAGTTGGCAGCGTTCGGTGTGGGAGCAGCTCGAGAAGATCGCGTACGGCGAAACGGCGTCGTACGGCGAGATCGCGCACCGGCTCGGCAAGAGCAACGCTGCGTCCCGGGCCGTCGGCACCGCCAACGGTTCGAACCCGATCCCGATCGTCATCCCGTGCCATCGCGTCATCGGCGCGGACGGCACGTTGACCGGCTACGCCGGTGGGATCCAGCGCAAGCAGGCCCTGCTCGAACTCGAGCAGGACGCCCTCTTCTAG
- a CDS encoding AlkA N-terminal domain-containing protein, translating into MEITTGTERLDFDGCYVAVQSRDRRFDGVFYTAVRTTGIYCRPSCPARTPAPRNVSFHRTAAAAQTAGYRACKRCLPDATPGSPDWDLAATVAGRAMRLIADGVVDREGVSGLANRLGYTSRHLSRLLTTELGAGPLALARTQRAQTARALVESTALSLTDVAFAAGFSSVRQFNETMQEVYAATPSELRGRRASSGSAATTGAIELRIAVRTPFAGRALLRFLADRAVPGIEVTEVRPDGTGWYARTLDLPHGPGTARVELADVDGVGSSYVAMVLRLDDLRDTAAAVARMRALLDADADPVAIDAHLGADPVLAPLVARRPGLRVPGHVDGTELAVRAVLGQQVTVVAARTAAARLVANHGRPITTQVDGLTHLFPTAAAVAAIDPEEFRMPRARARALIGLTAALADGTLVLDRGPDRNDVRRNLVALPGIGPWTADYIALRALSHPDVWLPTDVGVRNALVGREPVDPERWAPWRSYALLHLWTSLADAPVAQL; encoded by the coding sequence ATGGAGATCACCACAGGGACCGAGCGGCTGGACTTCGACGGGTGCTACGTCGCCGTCCAGTCGCGGGATCGCCGGTTCGACGGGGTCTTCTACACCGCGGTCCGCACGACGGGGATCTACTGCCGTCCTTCCTGCCCGGCCCGCACGCCCGCTCCCCGAAACGTCTCGTTCCACCGGACCGCCGCGGCCGCCCAGACGGCCGGCTACCGAGCCTGCAAGCGGTGCCTGCCCGACGCCACGCCCGGCAGTCCGGACTGGGACCTCGCCGCCACCGTTGCCGGTCGCGCGATGCGCCTGATCGCCGATGGTGTGGTCGACCGCGAAGGGGTCAGCGGGCTGGCCAACCGGCTGGGCTACACCTCGCGCCACCTCTCACGCCTGCTCACGACCGAGCTCGGTGCCGGCCCTCTCGCCCTGGCTCGCACCCAGCGAGCGCAGACGGCCCGCGCTCTTGTCGAGAGCACGGCGCTGAGCCTGACCGACGTTGCGTTCGCGGCCGGCTTCTCCAGCGTGCGGCAGTTCAACGAGACGATGCAAGAGGTCTACGCCGCGACGCCGAGCGAGTTGCGGGGCCGGCGGGCCTCCAGCGGGAGCGCCGCGACCACGGGCGCCATCGAACTCCGGATCGCCGTCCGCACACCCTTCGCAGGCCGCGCCCTGTTGCGCTTCCTCGCCGACCGGGCGGTGCCCGGCATCGAGGTCACAGAGGTCCGCCCGGACGGCACCGGCTGGTACGCCCGCACCCTCGACCTGCCGCACGGCCCGGGCACTGCCCGCGTCGAGCTCGCCGACGTCGACGGAGTCGGGTCGTCGTACGTCGCGATGGTGCTGCGGCTCGACGACCTGCGCGACACGGCCGCCGCCGTCGCACGGATGCGGGCGCTCCTCGATGCCGATGCTGATCCCGTCGCCATCGACGCCCACCTCGGAGCCGACCCGGTGCTCGCACCTCTCGTCGCCCGACGTCCCGGTCTGCGCGTGCCCGGCCATGTCGACGGCACCGAGCTCGCGGTCCGCGCGGTCCTTGGCCAGCAGGTCACGGTGGTCGCGGCACGCACTGCCGCGGCCCGGCTCGTCGCCAACCACGGTCGACCGATCACCACACAGGTCGACGGTCTCACCCACCTCTTCCCGACGGCCGCCGCGGTGGCCGCCATCGACCCGGAGGAGTTCCGGATGCCACGGGCTCGCGCGCGGGCGTTGATCGGACTCACCGCTGCGTTGGCGGACGGCACGCTCGTTCTCGATCGCGGCCCGGACCGCAACGACGTCCGCCGGAACCTGGTGGCCCTCCCCGGCATCGGACCGTGGACGGCCGACTACATCGCGCTGCGGGCGCTCAGTCACCCCGACGTGTGGCTACCGACCGATGTCGGCGTGCGCAACGCACTGGTCGGCCGCGAGCCGGTCGACCCCGAGCGCTGGGCGCCCTGGCGCTCGTACGCCCTGCTCCATCTCTGGACGTCCCTCGCGGACGCTCCTGTCGCCCAGCTGTGA
- a CDS encoding ATP-binding cassette domain-containing protein has protein sequence MTAVAPDPEVLDDASVAGGPVLRVRVGSALHVYDDARAALGRLTFMRRDACWSLVDDGVRGGVFLDGCRVQQLPLFPDRPVSVRIGAADGPTVDLAVDLPVEPVVEPVVEPAPIAVPAPIQGRRALVAEHLVVRTATGRVLLDDVDLVLGPGTLTALIGPSGAGKSTLLRVLTGQQHPAGGSVRWRGVDVHRDYDAVRSQIGLVPQEEIQHPQLEVRQSLEFSAQLRLPSGTTESERDRRVEEVISQVGLDRLRGHRIGSQLSGGQRKRVSIATELLTAPPLLFLDEPTSGLDPGMDRSVMQELRGLAEAERVVVVSTHSVLGLEACDNVVVLARGGRVVHVGPPDGLLEHFGVPDHPALFDLLDSSRPQPRHTEAKVRTPIVGAAPFRPVARSAQVATLIRRNVALLRADRLHLGMLVLMPLVLAGLSRLVQGSAGLSLQVAERLPGGAADGTELTQRLTLLVIAASLMGAAMTVRELVGERAIFRREYAVGLSPGAYVASKALVLGLACFGQGVLVTWLSLIGLPEQDHGGGVRGWGWWEIALPIGLLAAVMALAGLCVSAAVRTVEQTAPALVGLVMSQIVLASALVQFAGRPGLEQLSWLAPSRWAYAAMASSTDQQRTLSGDTDAVRDPLWSYGAAQWDHAILALLAAGLVLWLVLLRTVGRSRSA, from the coding sequence ATGACCGCGGTGGCTCCCGACCCGGAGGTACTCGACGACGCCAGCGTCGCCGGGGGTCCCGTGCTGCGGGTGCGCGTCGGCTCCGCCCTCCATGTGTACGACGACGCGCGGGCCGCGCTCGGCAGGCTGACGTTCATGCGCCGCGACGCCTGCTGGTCGCTCGTCGACGACGGCGTCCGGGGCGGGGTGTTCCTCGACGGATGTCGCGTCCAGCAACTCCCGCTCTTCCCCGACCGACCGGTGAGCGTGCGCATCGGTGCGGCCGACGGGCCGACCGTGGACCTGGCGGTCGACCTGCCCGTGGAACCGGTCGTCGAGCCGGTCGTCGAGCCCGCGCCGATCGCCGTACCAGCGCCCATCCAGGGCCGTCGCGCCCTCGTCGCCGAGCACCTCGTGGTCCGCACGGCGACCGGACGTGTCCTGCTCGACGACGTCGACCTCGTCCTCGGCCCGGGCACCCTCACTGCGCTGATCGGACCCTCGGGTGCGGGCAAGTCGACGTTGCTGCGGGTCCTCACCGGCCAGCAACATCCCGCCGGCGGCTCGGTGCGCTGGCGTGGCGTCGACGTCCACCGTGACTACGACGCGGTGCGTTCCCAGATCGGCCTGGTGCCCCAGGAGGAGATCCAGCACCCGCAGCTGGAGGTGCGCCAGTCCCTGGAGTTCTCGGCGCAGTTGCGGCTCCCGTCGGGCACCACCGAGAGCGAGCGGGACCGTCGGGTCGAGGAGGTCATCAGCCAGGTCGGACTCGACCGGCTGCGCGGGCACCGGATCGGCAGCCAGTTGTCGGGCGGGCAACGCAAGCGGGTGTCGATCGCCACCGAACTGCTCACCGCTCCGCCGCTGCTGTTCCTCGACGAGCCGACCTCCGGCCTCGACCCCGGCATGGACCGATCGGTGATGCAGGAGCTGCGCGGCCTGGCGGAGGCCGAACGCGTCGTTGTCGTCTCGACTCATTCCGTGCTCGGGCTGGAGGCCTGCGACAACGTCGTGGTGCTCGCCCGTGGCGGTCGCGTCGTCCACGTCGGCCCGCCGGACGGCCTGCTCGAGCACTTCGGTGTGCCGGACCACCCTGCCCTGTTCGACCTCCTGGATTCCTCCCGGCCGCAGCCCCGCCACACCGAGGCGAAGGTGCGCACCCCGATCGTGGGGGCCGCGCCGTTCCGGCCGGTGGCGAGGTCGGCACAGGTCGCCACCCTGATCCGTCGCAATGTCGCGCTGCTGCGCGCGGACCGTCTGCACCTCGGCATGCTCGTGCTGATGCCGCTCGTCCTGGCCGGTCTCAGCCGGCTCGTCCAGGGCTCGGCGGGCCTGTCCCTGCAGGTCGCCGAGCGACTGCCCGGTGGCGCCGCGGACGGCACCGAACTCACCCAGCGCCTGACCCTGCTGGTCATCGCAGCGTCCCTGATGGGTGCTGCGATGACGGTGCGCGAACTCGTCGGGGAGCGTGCGATCTTCCGACGCGAGTACGCCGTCGGCCTCTCGCCCGGCGCGTACGTCGCCAGCAAGGCCCTCGTCCTCGGCCTCGCCTGCTTCGGGCAGGGCGTGCTGGTCACCTGGCTGTCGCTGATCGGTCTGCCCGAACAGGACCACGGTGGGGGAGTCCGTGGTTGGGGTTGGTGGGAGATCGCGCTCCCGATCGGACTGCTCGCTGCGGTCATGGCGCTCGCCGGACTCTGTGTCTCGGCGGCCGTGCGCACGGTTGAGCAGACGGCACCTGCCCTCGTGGGCCTGGTGATGAGCCAGATCGTGCTGGCCAGCGCCCTCGTCCAATTCGCTGGTCGACCGGGGCTCGAGCAACTCTCCTGGCTGGCGCCCAGCCGCTGGGCCTACGCCGCGATGGCGTCGAGCACCGACCAGCAACGGACGTTGAGCGGTGACACGGACGCGGTACGCGACCCGCTCTGGTCCTACGGCGCCGCGCAGTGGGACCACGCGATCCTGGCGTTGCTGGCGGCCGGCCTCGTCCTGTGGCTGGTCCTGCTCCGGACCGTCGGGCGGTCGCGCTCGGCCTAG
- a CDS encoding M4 family metallopeptidase codes for MKRNLMGGLVATLVTASALAVAPLAVQSANADSVVASAPGKDDPHKRAHQSAQALVSSRAPQLKVSGSEKFVAEPVISGGAGLQFAPYTRTYEGLPVRGGDFVVVTNRDGQILDTTVAQKRAIGDLAVTPKVAAASATTTAKATLSKGELRGTPELVVHALTTPQLAWKVTISGLTTDGDRSVRDIYVDAVQGDVVEADELVHFATGTGNGHHNGPGLALETTQGSGTYSMADPNTPGIDCRIDNNATTNVPVLSGPDNVWGDGTGLSKETGCVDALYALQTQDKMLSQWLGRDGFNGTGGGWQTRVGKDEVNAFYCPPGLSEPGYCNGTEWVRIGHNQANTEWVTNLDVMGHEYGHGIDQNTPGGHSGGQSSEFVGDVFGALTEHFANESSTYDEPDYLVGEEVNLVGDGEIRNMYNPSAKGDPNCYSSSIPNTEVHSAAGPGNHWFYLLAEGTNPVGKPSSTTCNSGGTLTGIGIQKAGKIFYNAMLMKTSSSNYLKYRTWTLTAAKNLYPGSCAEFNAVKAAWNAVSVPAQTADPTCTTAGNTVTVTNPGNRTGTVGTATSLQLTGSSSGAGQTLTWSATGLPAGLSINASSGLISGTPTTAVTASVTVTARDTTGATGSTSFTWTISGGGTPSGNLLKNPGFESGFVDWTGTSGPITNNTGRPARTGTWKMWLGGNGSTSTENENQSVSIPATATTASLTFWVRIDTAETTGSTAYDTAKVQIVSGTTTSTLATYSNLNKSSSYVQKTFDLSAYKGKTVTLKFLMNEDSSLQTSFVIDDTAINVG; via the coding sequence GTGAAACGCAATTTGATGGGCGGCCTCGTCGCCACCCTTGTGACCGCCTCGGCACTTGCCGTGGCACCTCTCGCAGTTCAGTCCGCGAACGCGGATTCCGTCGTCGCCTCGGCGCCCGGCAAGGACGACCCTCACAAGCGGGCGCACCAGTCTGCGCAGGCGCTGGTCAGCAGCCGGGCCCCGCAGCTCAAGGTGAGCGGTAGTGAGAAGTTCGTCGCCGAACCCGTGATCAGCGGTGGAGCCGGCCTGCAGTTCGCGCCGTACACGCGGACCTATGAGGGCCTTCCCGTCCGCGGCGGCGACTTCGTGGTCGTCACCAACCGGGACGGCCAGATCCTCGACACGACCGTGGCGCAGAAGCGCGCGATCGGAGACCTCGCGGTGACGCCGAAGGTGGCTGCGGCATCGGCCACCACGACGGCGAAGGCGACGTTGAGCAAGGGCGAGCTGCGCGGTACGCCGGAGCTCGTGGTGCATGCGCTGACGACGCCCCAGCTGGCGTGGAAGGTCACCATCAGTGGCCTGACGACGGACGGCGACCGCTCGGTGCGGGACATCTACGTCGACGCCGTCCAGGGCGACGTCGTCGAGGCGGACGAACTGGTGCACTTCGCGACCGGCACCGGAAACGGCCACCACAACGGGCCGGGCCTGGCGCTCGAGACCACCCAGGGTTCCGGCACGTACTCGATGGCCGACCCCAACACCCCGGGCATCGACTGCCGCATCGACAACAACGCCACCACCAACGTCCCGGTCCTCTCGGGCCCGGACAACGTCTGGGGCGACGGCACCGGTCTCAGCAAGGAGACGGGCTGCGTCGACGCCCTCTATGCCCTGCAGACGCAGGACAAGATGCTCAGCCAGTGGCTGGGCCGCGACGGGTTCAACGGGACCGGCGGCGGCTGGCAGACCCGCGTCGGCAAGGACGAGGTCAACGCGTTCTACTGCCCGCCGGGCCTGAGCGAGCCGGGCTACTGCAACGGCACCGAGTGGGTCCGGATCGGCCACAACCAGGCCAACACGGAGTGGGTGACCAACCTCGACGTCATGGGCCACGAGTACGGCCACGGCATCGACCAGAACACGCCGGGCGGCCACTCCGGTGGGCAGAGCAGCGAGTTCGTCGGCGACGTCTTCGGTGCGTTGACCGAGCACTTCGCCAACGAGTCCAGCACGTACGACGAGCCGGACTACCTCGTGGGCGAGGAGGTCAACCTCGTCGGCGACGGCGAGATCCGCAACATGTACAACCCGTCGGCGAAGGGTGACCCGAACTGCTACTCCAGTTCGATCCCGAACACCGAGGTGCACTCGGCCGCCGGACCCGGCAACCACTGGTTCTACCTGCTCGCCGAGGGCACCAACCCGGTCGGCAAGCCGTCCAGCACCACCTGCAACAGCGGCGGCACGCTGACCGGCATCGGCATCCAGAAGGCCGGCAAGATCTTCTACAACGCGATGCTGATGAAGACCAGCAGCTCGAACTACCTGAAGTACCGCACCTGGACGCTCACCGCCGCCAAGAACCTCTACCCGGGTTCCTGCGCGGAGTTCAACGCGGTCAAGGCGGCATGGAACGCCGTCTCCGTCCCCGCCCAGACCGCTGACCCGACCTGCACCACGGCCGGCAACACGGTCACCGTCACCAACCCGGGCAACCGCACCGGCACCGTCGGCACGGCCACCTCGTTGCAGCTGACCGGTTCGTCTTCGGGCGCCGGCCAGACCCTGACCTGGTCGGCCACTGGCCTGCCGGCGGGCCTGTCGATCAACGCCAGCAGCGGATTGATCTCGGGAACGCCGACCACGGCGGTCACGGCCAGCGTCACGGTCACCGCCCGGGACACCACCGGTGCGACGGGCTCGACGAGCTTCACGTGGACGATCAGCGGTGGCGGCACGCCGTCGGGCAACCTGTTGAAGAACCCCGGGTTCGAGTCGGGATTCGTTGACTGGACCGGCACCAGCGGGCCGATCACCAACAACACCGGTCGTCCCGCACGCACCGGCACGTGGAAGATGTGGCTCGGCGGCAACGGCTCCACGTCGACGGAGAACGAGAACCAGTCGGTCTCGATCCCCGCGACGGCGACCACGGCGTCGCTGACCTTCTGGGTCAGGATCGACACGGCGGAGACGACGGGCTCGACGGCGTACGACACGGCGAAGGTGCAGATCGTCAGCGGTACGACGACGAGCACCCTGGCGACGTACTCCAACCTCAACAAGTCGAGCAGTTACGTCCAGAAGACGTTCGACCTGTCGGCGTACAAGGGCAAGACCGTCACCTTGAAGTTCCTGATGAACGAGGACTCGTCGCTCCAGACGAGCTTCGTGATCGACGACACCGCGATCAACGTCGGCTAG
- a CDS encoding type II CAAX endopeptidase family protein, translating to MTVRYDQLQRLGPRGVWRPWVGIPMLVVMVMAAQLVMAVVVSLFLAVSGTSGDAITAKLDGDPVTPSFLVLVNLGWAVAIPAVWLVARALHGQTPGWIASVVGGIRWRWLLTCLGLSVLALAATVVMASVLPDQGASGVEMSGELNPWTSAARDFLLVTLLLTPLQAAGEEYVFRGYLAQAFGGVAARFGPRVSATVAVVVPALLFALAHGLGQDVPTFFDRFAFGLVAGVLVLLTGGLEAGIAMHVLNNFLAFGLALSFGDMTEALNPSGGTWWSIPVTLTQSFAYLGLAVWAARRMGLTTRADSTLSGPMGGAILEARQGRV from the coding sequence GTGACAGTGCGGTACGACCAACTCCAGCGGCTCGGTCCGCGGGGAGTCTGGCGGCCGTGGGTCGGCATTCCGATGCTGGTCGTCATGGTCATGGCGGCCCAGCTCGTCATGGCCGTCGTGGTGAGCCTGTTCCTGGCCGTCAGTGGCACCTCGGGCGACGCGATCACCGCCAAGCTCGACGGAGACCCGGTGACGCCGAGTTTCCTGGTGCTGGTCAACCTGGGCTGGGCCGTCGCCATCCCGGCCGTCTGGCTGGTGGCGCGTGCCCTGCACGGGCAGACGCCGGGCTGGATCGCCTCGGTCGTGGGTGGCATCCGCTGGCGCTGGCTGCTGACCTGCCTGGGCCTCTCGGTGCTCGCGTTGGCGGCAACCGTCGTGATGGCGAGCGTGCTGCCGGACCAGGGTGCGTCGGGCGTCGAGATGAGTGGGGAACTGAACCCCTGGACCTCCGCCGCTCGTGACTTCCTGCTCGTCACCCTCCTGCTCACCCCGCTGCAGGCGGCCGGGGAGGAGTACGTCTTCCGTGGGTACCTCGCGCAGGCGTTCGGCGGCGTCGCCGCCCGCTTCGGTCCCCGGGTGAGCGCGACGGTGGCGGTCGTCGTACCCGCGCTGTTGTTCGCGCTGGCCCACGGCCTCGGCCAGGACGTGCCGACGTTCTTCGACCGCTTCGCCTTCGGCCTCGTGGCGGGCGTGCTGGTGCTGCTCACCGGTGGTCTGGAAGCCGGCATCGCGATGCACGTCCTCAACAACTTTCTGGCCTTCGGACTGGCGTTGTCGTTCGGCGACATGACCGAGGCGCTGAACCCCTCTGGCGGCACCTGGTGGTCGATCCCGGTGACCCTCACGCAGTCCTTCGCGTACCTCGGTCTGGCCGTCTGGGCAGCTCGCCGGATGGGTCTGACGACCCGTGCAGACAGCACCCTGTCCGGGCCAATGGGTGGGGCCATTTTGGAGGCCCGGCAGGGCCGCGTGTAA